A single window of Triplophysa rosa linkage group LG20, Trosa_1v2, whole genome shotgun sequence DNA harbors:
- the LOC130571434 gene encoding uncharacterized protein LOC130571434 has translation MKLTSPRSDLYTIRAILTTLSTAVGSVFVLTGLICLCRYACKKRTKRQETAGDTSASEPAEAYSLITSVPDTGLKHPQSHQDSKPGPSEPYSLITSTIQPSDVLVNTQQKKGHPEENEKNVYHVYCTVADKPGKSVAGDQIYSLAK, from the exons ATGAAGCTCACATCACCACGCAGTGATCTGTACACTATCAGAG CCATCTTAACAACACTGTCAACAGCGGTGGGCTCTGTGTTTGTACTCACTGGACTCATATGCCTGTGCCGATATGCAT GCAAGAAAAGAACTAAACG TCAAGAAACTGCAGGAGATACG aGTGCTTCTGAACCTGCAGAGGCCTACTCTCTGATCACTTCTGTACCAGACACAG GTCTCAAGCATCCACAGTCACACCAGGACAGCAAACCAGGTCCATCAGAGCCTTACTCGCTCATAACTTCAACCATCCAGCCTTCAG ATGTTTTGGTTAATACACAACAGAAGAAGGGACATCCTGAGGAGAATGAG AAGAATGTTTATCACGTGTACTGCACCGTCGCTGACAAACCAGGAAAAAGTGTTGCTGGAGATCAGATCTACAGTTTGGCTAAATGA